Proteins from one Dethiobacter alkaliphilus AHT 1 genomic window:
- a CDS encoding DUF5667 domain-containing protein: MRKIFISILAVIFIMAVAPVAAGTAEAVEDEGGIIAVETLEAQEDVLTPDSPFYFFKRFIEEVRLILTFDQETKVALLDELAEERAKELAALESMYEDGELSDKQLATLEKALDDLIIYTERLVDELVVLDADDGKTEEKDEVEETTDSDGTQDDSDTDLDAPKEGDAKDIDGVEGDEARDELEPELDKYQWRIAHLQSIADRAPEAAQNGLARAMLNAERQRERAIEKGKIPADDTEGQEMEKEDSENVDLENGEYENGDAEGDGSDIADSESLSTDDQATNVDLENSEPKQKDREDGKTVKSTGPPPWANGNANGINGNNNGNRNNGNGNANPNRKR, from the coding sequence TTGCGGAAAATTTTTATATCTATTCTAGCTGTCATTTTTATAATGGCAGTTGCACCTGTTGCCGCAGGGACGGCAGAGGCGGTAGAAGATGAAGGCGGGATCATCGCTGTTGAAACCCTGGAAGCTCAGGAAGATGTATTAACGCCTGATTCTCCGTTTTACTTTTTTAAACGCTTTATTGAAGAAGTGCGCCTCATTCTGACGTTTGATCAAGAGACTAAAGTTGCACTCCTGGATGAACTGGCTGAAGAGAGGGCAAAAGAACTGGCAGCGTTGGAGAGTATGTACGAAGATGGGGAACTTAGCGATAAACAGCTGGCTACCCTGGAAAAGGCCCTGGATGACCTGATTATCTACACAGAGAGACTGGTAGATGAACTGGTGGTTTTGGATGCTGACGATGGTAAGACTGAAGAAAAAGATGAAGTTGAAGAAACTACAGATTCGGATGGCACCCAGGATGACAGTGATACAGACCTGGATGCTCCAAAGGAAGGCGACGCAAAAGACATCGATGGCGTGGAGGGCGACGAAGCAAGAGATGAACTGGAACCGGAACTTGATAAGTATCAGTGGCGCATTGCCCATCTTCAGTCAATTGCGGACCGGGCTCCGGAAGCGGCACAAAACGGCCTTGCCCGAGCAATGTTAAACGCCGAACGGCAGCGTGAACGCGCAATAGAAAAGGGTAAAATCCCTGCCGATGATACTGAAGGTCAGGAGATGGAAAAAGAGGATTCGGAAAACGTTGATTTAGAAAATGGCGAATACGAAAACGGAGACGCAGAAGGCGATGGATCTGATATTGCCGACTCTGAAAGTTTAAGCACAGACGATCAGGCAACCAATGTTGACCTGGAAAACAGTGAACCAAAACAAAAGGACCGGGAAGATGGTAAGACTGTTAAGAGCACTGGTCCCCCGCCATGGGCCAACGGCAACGCCAACGGAATAAACGGAAACAACAATGGTAACAGAAACAACGGCAATGGCAATGCGAATCCCAATAGAAAGCGGTAA
- a CDS encoding universal stress protein, giving the protein MKILVCTDGSGQSQRVIEKAAQIAAGGNVEVTVIHVYETSKNGPYRIEGNETLSEELNRQLIELKEQEKEKSKKVLSEAAKALEKKNINVKTLLKEGRAAETIVRVAAENEFDIVVLGSRGLSGLKKMFLGSVSNAVLHEIKASVLIVK; this is encoded by the coding sequence ATGAAAATATTAGTATGTACTGACGGTTCCGGACAAAGCCAAAGAGTTATAGAAAAAGCAGCACAGATTGCAGCCGGCGGTAATGTTGAGGTTACAGTCATCCATGTATATGAAACAAGTAAAAATGGACCTTACAGGATCGAGGGAAATGAAACCCTGTCCGAAGAATTAAATCGGCAATTAATAGAGTTAAAAGAGCAGGAGAAAGAAAAGAGTAAAAAGGTTTTATCAGAAGCAGCTAAGGCGTTGGAGAAGAAAAACATTAACGTAAAAACACTCTTAAAAGAGGGTCGCGCTGCAGAAACTATCGTCAGGGTTGCTGCAGAGAATGAGTTCGACATAGTTGTGCTTGGCAGCAGGGGACTTAGCGGCTTGAAAAAAATGTTCCTTGGAAGTGTCAGCAATGCGGTATTACATGAGATTAAAGCCAGCGTACTGATAGTAAAATAA
- a CDS encoding Txe/YoeB family addiction module toxin translates to MNKVFSDIAWTHYVYWQTEDKKILRKINELLRDIERHGNTGLGKPEPLKHELSGYWSRRITNVHRLIYSIDENNIYIVSCRNHY, encoded by the coding sequence ATGAATAAAGTTTTTTCAGATATCGCATGGACCCATTATGTGTACTGGCAGACCGAGGACAAAAAAATCCTCAGAAAGATAAACGAACTTCTGCGAGACATTGAGCGCCATGGGAATACTGGACTTGGAAAACCAGAACCGCTAAAACATGAATTGTCTGGTTACTGGAGCAGAAGAATTACAAATGTTCACCGGCTTATTTATAGCATTGACGAGAATAACATCTATATAGTTAGTTGCAGAAATCATTATTGA
- a CDS encoding type II toxin-antitoxin system Phd/YefM family antitoxin — protein sequence MIAISYSAIRQRFKEFCDKATNDFETIIITRERGENVVMLSESEYNNLLENLYVRSNPEYYNELMRSIEQLKQGRGTKRELLDE from the coding sequence ATGATAGCGATAAGCTATTCAGCCATTAGACAGCGTTTTAAAGAATTCTGTGACAAAGCAACTAACGACTTCGAAACCATTATCATTACGCGAGAACGCGGTGAAAACGTAGTAATGCTTTCTGAATCCGAATATAATAATCTTTTAGAAAACTTGTATGTTAGGAGTAATCCAGAGTACTATAATGAACTTATGAGATCTATAGAACAGCTAAAGCAAGGTAGAGGTACGAAAAGAGAGTTGTTAGATGAATAA
- a CDS encoding Na/Pi cotransporter family protein codes for MEKILSASASKEMYQIVSKLNQLFSEIHTAFMKNRLSLKYRQALEKLGKQISMGLVEFSESARQMDKNEALTVHATAVNLSKIFYDLLRLATQVEKKINSRTRFTNAAIKEMNDILCRTVSVLPHVADGLRTCNPVILAHVHKEVDTLRRDSANSINFHEDRLCEGKCHPRACIVYMQMLQHLQNILWHYKAMICRNNFPT; via the coding sequence ATGGAAAAAATCTTAAGTGCCTCTGCCTCAAAAGAGATGTACCAGATTGTATCCAAGTTAAACCAGCTATTTTCCGAAATACATACAGCTTTTATGAAAAACAGATTATCATTAAAATACAGGCAGGCGCTGGAGAAGTTGGGAAAACAAATTAGTATGGGTTTGGTGGAGTTTTCTGAGTCTGCAAGACAGATGGACAAAAATGAAGCTTTAACTGTTCATGCAACAGCGGTCAATCTCAGCAAAATTTTTTATGATCTGCTGCGGCTGGCTACTCAGGTTGAAAAAAAGATAAACTCTAGAACCAGGTTCACAAATGCAGCCATCAAAGAGATGAATGACATATTGTGCCGCACTGTTAGTGTACTGCCACATGTGGCAGACGGCCTGCGTACATGCAACCCTGTAATCTTAGCACACGTGCATAAAGAGGTGGACACTCTGCGCAGGGATTCGGCAAACAGTATAAATTTCCACGAAGACAGATTGTGTGAAGGGAAATGTCACCCCAGGGCCTGCATTGTGTATATGCAAATGTTACAACATCTGCAAAACATTCTCTGGCACTACAAAGCAATGATATGTCGCAACAACTTCCCCACTTAA
- a CDS encoding immunoglobulin-like domain-containing protein translates to MNRRLCFIMCIAVCLLVLVGCNEPDTTDPNNTPPESADSNSPPESIDPADLETTPYETVNNFVGVTMTVDQETVSNTGLTVVFENNTERECIYGEYFSLEKKINGTWYQLPVVVDGNYGFNDIGYPLPPGGSGEFTAKWEWLYGTLEPGNYRIVKDILDVREPGDFDTYYLAAEFEI, encoded by the coding sequence ATGAATAGGCGATTATGTTTTATTATGTGTATTGCTGTATGTTTACTGGTTCTGGTAGGATGCAATGAGCCAGACACAACTGACCCAAATAATACACCCCCTGAATCAGCAGACTCAAACTCTCCACCTGAATCAATTGATCCGGCGGATTTAGAAACCACACCCTATGAAACGGTAAACAACTTTGTCGGGGTCACTATGACTGTTGATCAAGAAACAGTATCTAACACCGGGTTGACAGTAGTATTTGAGAACAACACAGAGAGGGAATGCATCTATGGCGAATACTTTTCCCTGGAAAAGAAAATAAACGGAACTTGGTATCAGCTGCCTGTGGTTGTAGATGGGAATTACGGATTTAATGATATCGGATATCCTTTGCCTCCAGGTGGTAGCGGAGAATTTACGGCAAAGTGGGAATGGTTATATGGCACCCTGGAGCCAGGTAATTATCGTATTGTCAAAGATATACTAGATGTCAGAGAACCGGGAGATTTTGATACGTACTATTTGGCTGCGGAGTTTGAAATTTAA
- a CDS encoding serine hydrolase domain-containing protein, whose amino-acid sequence MEERVNESLLENVVNNMARNRNVLGAVLCVEKGDGSFSWTGGAGNMQEGHRYFITSVTKLYTTAMILRLRAEGLLRLDDKLSKFFSDEILDGLHHYNGIDYSREITVTHLLANTSGLPDYLSYKVNGNTADSELFNKGIDQSWPLEKVLEATKSLRPKFIPGQKGKVLYSNTNYRLLGSVIEKIAGMRIDAVFQKYIFDELNLIDTYAYSNVKDNTPAPMYFQLQAIQIPNCMASVTAEGGIVSTAKETMAVLKGFFNGQFFPASYLEELKKWNFILFPYQFHFGIGLEKLWVPRLLSPVKPINEILGFWGSSGAFAFFNPDKDLYFTGTVNQSNGLGHKAAFKAMLKIIKSA is encoded by the coding sequence ATGGAAGAGAGAGTGAATGAATCATTACTTGAAAACGTGGTTAACAATATGGCCCGAAATCGAAATGTTTTAGGGGCTGTTCTTTGTGTAGAGAAGGGGGATGGCTCTTTTTCCTGGACAGGTGGTGCCGGTAACATGCAAGAAGGCCACCGGTATTTTATCACCAGCGTAACCAAGCTGTATACAACTGCCATGATATTGCGCTTAAGAGCTGAAGGCCTTCTTCGGTTAGATGACAAGCTCTCTAAGTTTTTTAGCGATGAAATACTGGACGGACTGCATCATTATAACGGTATTGACTATTCAAGGGAGATTACCGTTACTCATCTGTTGGCTAATACCTCAGGGCTACCCGACTACCTGTCATACAAAGTAAACGGAAACACAGCAGATTCAGAGCTCTTCAACAAAGGTATAGATCAATCATGGCCGCTTGAAAAAGTGCTGGAGGCTACCAAAAGTTTAAGACCCAAATTTATACCGGGACAAAAAGGAAAGGTTCTATATTCTAATACAAACTATCGACTGCTGGGCAGTGTTATTGAAAAGATAGCCGGGATGAGAATAGATGCTGTTTTTCAGAAATACATTTTTGATGAGTTAAATCTTATAGATACATATGCGTATTCCAATGTTAAAGACAATACTCCGGCTCCAATGTATTTCCAACTGCAGGCAATTCAAATTCCCAATTGTATGGCCTCAGTTACCGCTGAGGGTGGTATAGTGTCAACTGCCAAAGAAACAATGGCAGTGTTAAAAGGATTTTTTAACGGGCAATTCTTCCCCGCAAGCTACCTGGAAGAACTGAAAAAATGGAATTTCATCCTGTTTCCCTACCAATTTCACTTTGGAATAGGGCTAGAAAAACTGTGGGTCCCCCGGTTGTTGTCTCCGGTAAAACCAATCAATGAAATTCTGGGTTTCTGGGGCTCATCGGGAGCATTTGCATTTTTTAATCCTGATAAAGACCTGTATTTTACGGGAACAGTAAACCAATCAAATGGACTGGGGCACAAAGCTGCTTTTAAAGCTATGCTGAAGATCATTAAATCTGCCTAA
- a CDS encoding DUF1801 domain-containing protein — protein sequence MDEYTQALDGWKLEAAKKLDQLVLEVAPEAQRVMKWKQPTYEDHGLLCYFVAFKNHINFGFFRGTEIEDPNGLLEGTGDKMRHVKIKSTDDINDALKQIIAFALQLNRKSNS from the coding sequence ATCGATGAATATACCCAAGCTTTAGATGGATGGAAGCTTGAGGCCGCCAAGAAGCTTGATCAATTAGTGTTGGAGGTTGCCCCGGAAGCTCAAAGGGTTATGAAGTGGAAACAGCCAACTTATGAAGACCATGGTTTGTTATGTTATTTTGTAGCCTTTAAAAACCATATTAACTTCGGGTTTTTCCGTGGCACAGAAATCGAAGATCCAAATGGCCTCCTAGAGGGCACAGGGGATAAAATGCGTCATGTTAAGATAAAAAGCACGGATGACATTAATGATGCGCTAAAACAGATAATTGCTTTTGCACTCCAATTGAATCGTAAGAGTAATAGCTAA
- a CDS encoding polysaccharide deacetylase family protein: MSIARQLYRVQAGAFSSRQGAEEQVKNLKEAGFDAFIISPAPENGDLSGQKLYRVQAGAFSSKERAKEQVRRLKEAGFDAFFISPQPPEGRVEPETPAIYVGQQLIIPFSENDSPSISKVVNEGILKQIALTFDAGWYYDQTIPLLDELDKYNVKSTFFPRALWVRDNPDLTREIVNRGHIVENHSLTHADMSQMNETEIREELGESTRIIEEITNRRPYLFRPPYGAYNERMLKILAQEGYPYTIMWTVDSHDWAHEIGGKPITADYLVNRVLDNSSPNGIILMHVGGYNTVKALPRIITGLMHQGYRLVTVNEMMPAPTPSSRIHTVNQGETLHSIAEKYGVTVEEIIAANGL, translated from the coding sequence ATGAGTATAGCCCGGCAGTTATATCGTGTTCAGGCTGGAGCCTTCTCCTCAAGGCAAGGGGCCGAAGAGCAGGTCAAAAATCTAAAAGAGGCCGGTTTCGATGCCTTTATCATTAGTCCTGCACCTGAAAACGGGGATTTAAGCGGTCAGAAACTTTACCGCGTTCAGGCGGGTGCTTTTTCTTCAAAGGAGCGGGCCAAAGAACAGGTCAGAAGGTTAAAAGAGGCCGGCTTTGATGCCTTTTTCATTAGTCCCCAACCTCCTGAAGGCAGGGTTGAACCGGAAACTCCGGCAATTTATGTTGGGCAACAGTTAATCATACCGTTTTCCGAAAACGATAGCCCAAGTATCTCAAAGGTAGTAAACGAGGGAATTCTAAAACAGATTGCTCTTACCTTTGACGCCGGTTGGTATTATGACCAAACAATCCCTCTGTTGGATGAGTTGGATAAATATAATGTAAAAAGCACCTTTTTTCCCAGAGCTCTTTGGGTAAGGGATAATCCCGATTTGACCCGCGAGATAGTTAACCGAGGTCATATTGTTGAAAACCATTCTCTGACCCACGCAGATATGTCACAGATGAATGAAACGGAAATCAGAGAAGAACTTGGTGAATCCACCCGTATCATTGAAGAAATCACCAACAGAAGGCCTTATCTGTTTAGGCCGCCCTACGGTGCCTATAATGAGCGTATGCTGAAAATCCTGGCACAGGAGGGGTACCCGTATACCATTATGTGGACGGTAGATTCCCACGATTGGGCTCATGAAATCGGCGGGAAGCCAATTACTGCCGACTATCTGGTTAACAGGGTTTTAGATAATTCCTCCCCCAACGGAATCATCCTGATGCATGTGGGCGGCTACAATACAGTAAAAGCTCTGCCGCGCATCATTACCGGACTGATGCATCAAGGGTACAGATTGGTCACCGTAAATGAGATGATGCCTGCACCGACTCCCAGTTCCCGGATTCATACCGTTAACCAGGGAGAAACATTACACTCTATCGCCGAGAAGTACGGTGTCACTGTAGAGGAAATTATCGCGGCTAATGGTCTCTAA
- a CDS encoding complex I subunit 5 family protein: MSFTAAQEIQATTEVITSLLPVFAVAVPLAGSLLVFFAGRFSEKLRDICAVITALITFGIVFSMYPLVQQAVLQYEFAKFLQVSIHFRVDFFGFVFAALMSCIWFLATLYSIAYMEHGRAKNRYYVFLLSTLGHCLGVVLVGDLFSLFLFFELMTFSSYVLVIHEETPDAMAGGAVTLYLGVFGGLCLLMAIFLLYFNVGTMEIIPLYEQIAASAINPYTVVTLFLVGFGIKAGMVPLHIWLPKAHPVAPAPASALLSGLMIKAGAYGIFRVVGMIFTPSEFSEVAVPSIVSVNFGYAIIWMGIITMFLGAFMALLSTGAKKILAYSSVSQMGYILLGVGTAAYLGFAGPMGFAGALYHIINHAFFKAGLFMMVGSIYMITHNLDITQVRGMAKKVPFIAVTFLIGYAGIGGIPGFNGYGSKTILHHAIVDAANLHGSVPLHVAEKIFVVTSAMTLCYFAKLFRGLFLGDVPEKYDKKSYNFTWPVYAVLGTFGAIIIAIGLFPHFLLNRMVIPAMAGFTYDPYKVAYLENLSVWIWPDIREMVIVVVLAVLLFYVLNRFRLMEWRAPHWLSVEFAFYRPAYHFIVHTCCNFGTKFDAAINKVYLQTGAVSNKMCTYVNMFDESINDAYEKSGTFARRVAEGTERFDSSINDAYEKTGSLARRMAEGTEKFDTSLNDAYEKSGSYARRMAEGTKRFDSSLNDAYEKSGKYAKKMAQKTAQFDDSLDDMYEKSGQRSRSFWDKLRGKPSDWNIKNLNFDSLLMAIMLVLFFLIIFYFSNITVL, encoded by the coding sequence ATGAGCTTTACAGCTGCACAGGAAATTCAGGCTACAACTGAAGTTATTACCTCGCTTTTACCCGTATTTGCAGTGGCGGTTCCTTTAGCAGGATCCCTGCTGGTTTTTTTTGCCGGAAGATTTTCGGAAAAACTCCGGGATATCTGTGCTGTTATTACCGCACTTATTACTTTTGGTATCGTATTCTCCATGTATCCTTTGGTACAGCAGGCAGTGCTGCAATATGAGTTTGCGAAATTTCTCCAGGTTAGCATTCATTTTCGTGTGGACTTTTTTGGTTTTGTCTTCGCGGCTTTAATGTCATGCATCTGGTTTCTGGCAACCCTTTATTCCATTGCCTATATGGAACACGGGCGGGCAAAAAACAGGTATTATGTTTTTTTGCTCTCCACTCTGGGTCACTGTCTGGGCGTGGTGTTGGTAGGGGATCTGTTCAGTTTATTCTTATTCTTTGAGTTAATGACCTTCTCATCTTATGTTTTGGTGATTCACGAGGAAACTCCGGATGCCATGGCAGGCGGTGCGGTTACGTTGTACCTGGGTGTTTTCGGAGGCTTGTGCCTGCTAATGGCCATTTTTCTGCTTTACTTCAATGTGGGAACCATGGAAATTATACCCCTGTATGAGCAGATTGCAGCAAGTGCCATTAATCCATACACAGTGGTTACACTGTTTCTGGTTGGCTTCGGTATTAAGGCAGGAATGGTACCTCTGCATATCTGGTTGCCCAAAGCGCATCCGGTGGCCCCGGCTCCGGCCAGCGCATTGCTTTCCGGCCTGATGATTAAAGCTGGTGCGTACGGTATTTTCCGCGTGGTAGGCATGATTTTTACTCCGTCAGAATTCAGCGAGGTGGCCGTGCCGTCCATAGTATCAGTTAATTTCGGATACGCCATCATCTGGATGGGTATCATCACCATGTTTTTGGGTGCTTTTATGGCCCTGCTTTCCACCGGTGCCAAAAAAATTCTCGCTTACAGTTCAGTATCGCAAATGGGCTATATTCTTCTGGGAGTCGGCACGGCCGCGTATCTGGGCTTTGCCGGTCCCATGGGCTTTGCCGGGGCCTTGTATCACATCATTAATCACGCCTTCTTTAAAGCAGGGCTTTTTATGATGGTGGGCTCAATTTATATGATTACCCATAACCTGGACATAACCCAGGTTAGAGGCATGGCCAAAAAAGTGCCTTTTATCGCTGTTACCTTTTTGATAGGTTATGCCGGGATTGGTGGAATCCCCGGGTTTAATGGCTATGGCAGTAAAACCATTCTTCATCATGCCATTGTTGATGCCGCCAACCTGCACGGATCCGTTCCGCTGCATGTTGCAGAAAAGATATTTGTGGTTACCAGTGCCATGACTCTCTGCTATTTTGCCAAACTGTTTAGGGGCCTTTTTCTCGGTGATGTCCCGGAGAAATACGATAAGAAGAGTTATAACTTCACTTGGCCCGTATATGCGGTTCTGGGTACCTTTGGCGCGATAATCATTGCAATCGGCCTGTTTCCCCATTTCCTGCTGAATCGGATGGTCATCCCCGCTATGGCCGGCTTCACCTATGACCCTTATAAAGTAGCGTACCTGGAAAATCTCAGTGTCTGGATTTGGCCGGATATCCGCGAGATGGTAATCGTGGTTGTTTTAGCTGTCCTTTTATTCTATGTCTTAAACCGCTTCCGCCTGATGGAGTGGAGAGCGCCTCATTGGCTCAGCGTGGAGTTTGCCTTTTACCGCCCAGCATATCATTTCATCGTGCATACTTGCTGTAATTTCGGCACAAAGTTTGATGCAGCCATTAATAAGGTGTATCTGCAAACAGGAGCTGTGTCTAATAAAATGTGTACCTACGTAAACATGTTTGATGAGTCCATCAATGATGCCTACGAAAAATCAGGGACTTTTGCCCGGCGTGTGGCAGAGGGAACTGAAAGATTTGACTCATCAATTAATGACGCCTATGAAAAAACGGGCAGCCTGGCGCGGCGCATGGCAGAGGGTACTGAAAAGTTCGACACCTCGCTGAATGATGCCTATGAAAAATCCGGCAGTTATGCCCGGCGCATGGCGGAGGGAACTAAGCGGTTTGACTCTTCCTTAAATGATGCTTATGAAAAATCCGGAAAGTATGCCAAGAAAATGGCCCAAAAAACCGCACAATTTGATGACTCTCTGGACGATATGTATGAAAAATCCGGTCAACGCTCCCGCAGTTTTTGGGATAAACTGAGAGGCAAGCCATCTGACTGGAACATTAAAAACCTTAATTTTGATTCACTGCTGATGGCAATAATGCTAGTATTGTTTTTCCTTATAATCTTTTACTTTTCCAACATTACAGTCCTCTAA